The genomic DNA CGGTCAAAACAAAGATATGGAATTAGTAGGGGTGTTTTCAAGACGAAACCCTGAAGATGTGCAGTTGTTGAATGCCGATGTACCTGTACATAGCATGGCGGACATTGAGAACTACACGGATGCGATTGATGTGTTAATTCTTTGCGGCGGATCGAAAAACGATTTACCTGAACAAGGGCCAGCATTAGCAGCTTTGTTCAATACAGTAGACAGCTTCGACACACATGCAAAAATTCCAGAATATTTCGAGTCGGTCGATGCGGCTGCGAAACCGAATGGTAAAACGGCAATCATTTCGGTTGGTTGGGATCCAGGTTTATTCTCTATCAATCGTCTATATGGAGAGGCGGTTTTGTCAGAAGGGGCAACATACACATTTTGGGGGAAGGGCTTAAGCCAAGGGCATTCGGACGCAGTTAGACGAATTCCAGGCGTCAAAGGGGCTGTCCAATATACGATTCCAGTACCAGATGCAGTCGATCGTGTGCGCAGTGGGTCATTGCCTGAATTGACGACACGTGAAAAGCATACGCGTGACTGCTATGTCGTGTTACATGATGGCGTGAATGCGGAAGAAGTGAAGCAAGCGATTGTCACAATGCCTGATTATTTTACGGACTATGACACAACGGTGACGTTCATTACAGAAGAGGAGCTGCAACGCGATCATTCTGCAATGCCACATGGTGGATTTGTCATTCGCAGTGGTAAAACAGGTGACGGCAATGCGCAAGTGATGGAGTATTCGTTGAAACTCGACAGCAATCCCGAATTTACATCGAGTGTCCTCGTCACATACGCACGTGCGGCATATCGTTTGAATCAAAGCGGCGAAGCCGGTGCGAAAACAGTATTTGACATCGCACCTGGTCTATTGTCACCGAAAAGTGCGGCGGAGTTACGGAAGGAATTACTATAAGCATTAATATAGATAGCACTACGGCATACCCCCTACTTTTAGGAAGAGGGTATGCCGTTTTAATTTGTTGAATTAATCGCCAATACTACCAAACTTCGGTAAGTGTCATGAATTGTCCATAAATCATCCTGCATATTAATAGAAACCAGTTTATACTAATTCAGTAAGGATTTTTTATGGAAATGGAGAGATACTTTTGAAAAAATGGATGAAGTGGTTCGGTGTAAGTACGCTGGCGCTTGCACTAGCAGCTTGTGGAGATACGGCAGATAGCCAACCAAAGACAGAACCAGTAAGTAAAGAAGAGCAAAAACCAAAGAAGGACGAATTGACAGCAGCAGATGTTTTCAAAAAAGCATTGGCAGCAAAAGATGAGCAAAAGAATATGCATATTGCTATGGATATTGACGACCAAGTAGCGATTGCGGAACAAGAATACCAATTGGATACAAAGATGAATATTGCAATGGATATAAGTTTTGAACCGTTTGCGGCATACCAACTATTGAAAACCAAGATGGATGATGAGGAAGCAGAGGTCGAATGGTATGCAACGAACGAATCGATTTATTTGCACGATGTAGCAGAGAGTATGTGGTTTAATATGCCGGCAGAAGATGGTGAAGACATTGTGATAGATATGCCAGAGGATCTAGATCATTTCAACTACCTTGAGGTATTTGCAGAGCATGCAAAGGATTTTACGGTAGAAGAAACGGACGAGGCATATATTGTTAAACTAGGAGAGTTTAGCGAAGGGCTCAAAGAGATTATGGAAGAGTCGCTTGTCGATGAGCTGCAAGAAGATATGGAAGAGATTGAAGAAGGTCAAGAAGTTGACTTTGCCAATTTCGATATCAAGAAGCTTACATTTGAATTTACCATTGCGAAAGAAACATTTTTTACAACTGGGTTTAATCTAGACCTAGATGCATCAATCGAAATCGATGGTGCGGAAACAGTTGTTACGCAAAAAGCGAATATGGTGGTAAGCAAGATTAATGAACTTGCTGCTATTGAAATCCCACAAGAAGTAATTGATAACGCAACGGAGTATGAAGAAGTAGAAGAGTAAGACGTGCCCCACATGTACCGCAGATTGGCGGGACATGTGGGGCGTTTTATTATGAGAATTATTTTTATGGTGTATAAAAAGGGGAAGTTGGATTTTAGAGAACTGGAATATGGATAGGTGTTATATTTGCTAAAGTGAAATAGTATTAGAAATAAAGGTGCTACTTTAGGAGTTAATATCGATTATTTATGGAGGGCGTCGTAATGGACTTAGTACATCGACTTCAAAACAAAAAAATACGAATTCAAGAAATCCCTAGTTGGGGATCTTATTTGCGACAGCGATGGGAAGAACGGTTTGCTAGGCATTTGAGCAATGGGGAGAAAGAAGAGATCAGTTTACGTTATGATGGGGTATTTAGCGGTTATTTATGGCATGTGTTTAGTTACGAAAAAAGGGCGTATATAAAAGAGAGGCAAGCAGATGAAGCATTTAATGCGTTATCTAAGCGTAGATGTTTTGTTTTCTATCAACACTCTGACTATGCATTGATTATAGAGGACGCATCAGCTACTACCGCTAGTGATTTTGTCCAGAAGGATGATTTTGACGAAGGCGATATGTATATTGTTGATGAAAATTTTACTTGGACGTATGTCCATACACATGAAGCAAGTTGTGGTCCCTATTTTAGTAGAAATTAAGATCAGCAGTTATTGGTAAGTGTTGTAAAAATAATCCACCTTTGAGTTTCGTGGCTCAGGTGGATTATTTCATTTCGAGTGCTATATTCTAAAACATGATTACCTTAATTAGAATGAATGTTTACGCTACCTAAAGGGGAGTCAGGTATTATTTAGATTGTAAGCGCCTATCAGTTCGTTTCAATGAAATCTTGAAGAATCTCCGCTAAAATATCTGCCGTCCTGTATTCTTCTTCTAACGTATTGTCAATCCCGCCAATGTTGATTAGCACGGAGTTGCTCATGATATCCTGATTATAAGTACTTTGTGGTTTGTTGTCCTTGATGATGACGCCGCTTGAAATCCCTGGGTATTTTTGTTCGAACTTTTTATGAATACGTTCCGCAAATGCTGCATTTTCTTCATAATATTTGCTCGCACGGGATACAACGAATGCGATTTTCGCATATTCTTTTCCAGCAATTAAGAAGGTGCTATCTTTTCTAGGTATAGAATCTCTGTGGATATCTAGCGCCATTTGTATGCTACTGTTCTTTTGCAATGTCTTTTTAAGTGACTCTCTGGATACGTTATAAGTTTCCTTGAAAGACAGTCCTTTATCTCGTGAAATTTCTGCAAAATCTGTGTTGTCGTGTACAGCCTGCACATTTTTTTTTGCTAAAGCACTTTGAAGTCGCTTTCCGACTAAGGTGATATTTTTCGACTCATGTGATATACCCGTCTTTTCTTTAACTATAATTTCTGGGGTGAATGATTCACGGCTATGCGTGTGGTACAGATAGATGAGTGGTTCTTCTTGTTGAGAAGCAGTAGGGGGTGGTGTGTTTTGTCTGGCAGCTGAAATCGCCAGGTAGATTGTTTCCTGCCCGCCAAGTAAGAACATCCATGACAGGACCATGAAGCAGACAACTATTCCAGTTGCAATGAAAGAAAAACGTTTGTATTTGCTTTTACGCTCCAATTTATTTGCAAGTTGTCTGAGCTTACTGTCTGTTGCAGATACGAACTCTTTCCTTGGAGTAAGTGAATGTTGGTCTTTTAGCAGTTCGAATAACTCATTTTCAGTTTTCATGTCCAATAACCTCCCTGCAAGTGACATGCAATTTTCGATTCAAATCTTTCAAGGCACGATGATAGTCAACTTTTACCTTGGATTCACTGCAATTAAGGATTTCAGCTGTTTCTTTTATGGAAAATTCGTTAATACCTCTCAAAAGCAAAATAACTCGATAATTTGGTTTGACTTTTGAGATAGCATCCTGGACATAGTTCTTTATTTCATTTTGTTCTGCGAGTTCATTAGGATTCCTTTCATTCGATTGTAATTGTTTAAAGAACCCTTCTTTAAAAATAGAAGTGAATTTAAACTTTCGATAATGATCAATGGCCACGTGTTTTGCGATAGAGAAAATCCAAGTTTTTAAATTAACAGAGTGATTAAACTTGGACAGGTTATTCAAAACACGGATGAATACCTCTTGCGTCATATCCTCTGCATCATTTTGATTGCCAGAAAAGCAAATAATGAATCGGTAAACATCTCCATAGTACTTTCGATAAATCTCACTGATACTGTCTTCCAAACTGTCTGTATCAAGCAACTAGTTCCCTCCTCGTTTTGCCATCTACTCATTATTCGTTTGAGCGAATGGAAAGGTTACATGTATTTTTAAAGAGCACTAAACCAGTTTGCATGGTTAGCCATTAAAAGGTAATGTATGAGTAAAGCAATTCGATAATTTTATGAAAACAAGGAGGATGTTATGGTTCGGGAATGCCATTTATATCAAGAGTTTTTACAAGTCACTAAAGTGTTAAATGAGAGGTTAGCGATTGTACCTGTATTATACGGGTCATTGGGACTTGAAAAAGTAACGCAACTGAACTTTTCTCCACAAGATATTGATATTCTTGTTCCCCTATCTTTTTTAGAGGAGAAGTGGGAAATACTGAAAGATACATTGGAACTGTTAGATTATACGTTGATTGATTTACATGAGCATGAATTTGTGAAAAACGATTGTAAAATTGGCTTTGCTTTTATGGAGGATCTTGTAGCATTTGCAGATGTAGATTATAAAAATTTAGCGAGATTTGAAGATAAAGGAGCAAATTATTCTTTGCTCACTATTGCGGATTATCATAAAGTGTATACGAAGTCGCTACAAGATGGATATAGAAGAACGAAAAATAATAGTAAGGATTTACAAAAGCTAACGATTTTGAGTAAACTTTTTAATAAAATCTACAATTGAGTGAATGGGGAAATAGATGATGAAATCAATAAAGGTGTATCAATATGATGCATTTAGTACACAACCGAACAAGGGAAATCCGGCAGGTGTAGTGTTAGACGGCGATTACTTAACCGAAAGTGAGATGCAAGAAATTGCAGTAAAAGTAGGATTCAACGAAACTGCTTTTTCACTCAAATCTGAAGTAGCTGATGTAAGAATTCGTTATTTCACGCCAGGGCATGAAATGGATTTATGTGGGCATGCAACAATGGCTACGCTATTTGCATTAAAGTCGAGAGGCTTATTAACTGACAAAGATGACCTGACAATTGAAACGAAGGCAGGGATTTTGCCAATACATATCGCTTCATTAGCAGATGGCGGGATCGAGATAACGATGCAGCAGGCACCACCCCAATTTACAGCGTTTAATGGGTCAGCTGAAGCATTGGCGCAATCCATCGGGCTCGATAAAGAAGATATTGTCGCGGATTTGCCGGTTGTCTATGGAAGTACGGGTGCATGGACATTGATTGTGCCTATAAAGACGCTAGGTGCTTTCAGTAGAATGAAACCTTCAACCGAACGATTTCCAAGCATTTTAACAGAAATGCCAAAAGCGTCAATTCATCCGTTTTGCTTGGAAACCTACGATGAACAGGCTCATATGCATGCCCGCCATTTCTCATCTCCTTATTCGGGGACAATTGAAGATGCGGTGACAGGAACGGCTTCAGGTGTTATGGGTGCTTATTATGCAACTTATATTGATAAGCATTTGGAAGAACACTTGAATCTCGTAGTTGAGCAAGGACATGAAATTGGTAAAGATGGTCGTGTACGGGTGGGTGTTTGTAAAAATCGGGGAGGTTATGACATAGAAATCACAGGCAATGCGGTGTTTGTGAAAGAGTTTGAGGTCAGTATATAATGTGGGATTTATGAAGAGGTAAGATAAATAAGTGTGGCGACAGTGACCTAGCTCGATATGGCAGGTGCTGTCGCCTATACGTTTATACGATATCTATACCTTTTTGCTTCAATAGCTCTACGGTTGGTTCATCGATCATACTAATGATTGTAACAGTTGCTAAATTCGTCAACTTTTCAAAGCCCGAAACAGAGTGGACATCGAAGGAACCATCTTCTCCATCCCAATCGGGTTGTATATAAAAATAAATCTCATTGCCCCCATCAAAGCATAATTGGGTTATTTTTATGAGATCGTCTGGTGTGATTGTTAGTGTAGCGAAGTATTCACACATTTCTCGAATAGGACCGGCATTTGTATACCATTCATAGCTGTCGCAGTATGTCTCTTTCATCTTTGCTAGCTCTTGTTTAAAGCTTGGTTCTTCATCAAGTAGCGCATCAATCACGACCAGTTTAAAATTGAAATCTTCAAACATACCTGTTTCATCTTGATATTTTTGCATGCTCATTCCTCTTTCAACCATCTTCTATTAAGAACAATCCCAGTTAAACCATGCTTTGTCAAAACGCCGGTTTTTTAAATCTGTCGGGTGAATGAAAAAGTTGGCAATTCCAGCGTCTCCCCACATCACTTCAACTTCTTCGCCGAAAACAGAGTCGAGTTGAAACAGTAAGACGTCCTGTTGCAATTGCTCCCGATACAAACGGGGATCATCTTGTGTAAACATTGGATAGCCTCCAATTAACCCTTCGCCCATATCTTGTGTGACGCAATCATATAAATCATCTAGCCGATCATCGACCTGATCGCCGAATAATTTCTCGAAAAACGTATAGTAGTCTTCACCATATTGGATTTGGAACTCATAATTGTCTTGCAGCAGAGGGATAGAGGCAATCGAACATTCAATGGCATATTCACCTTTAACAAACGAATACTCTGCTTTTGTTAACGTCTCTAGCTCTTCACGAGTAAAAGCAGGCAGTGTTAAATCCTCAATATAATAAATCTGATAGCCCGCTTGGTTTTGCATGTCCTCTAAATCCATACCGTATAAGTCATCATGCAGATCAATATAAAATGCGAGGATGCCTTTCGTCGGGAAGTCAGGGATTGCTGGTAGCTCTTCAAAATTTAACTGTGCGAGCAAGTGAAGGGGTTCTCCAGAAGTTCCGATTGGGTAGGGCTTGTTTTTAGGGAAATAGCCGACACCGCCAACTTTTGATTGAGATAGCGGTAGTTTTCCTTCGTTATGAAGTATGATTGACCCTGCTTCTTTTTTCACGATTTTGTTAACGAATTCTCTTGTGAAAAAAGTTTCGTAGCATTTTTGTTCCACCGAAAAGCACCTCCGTTTGACAATTCTTTTTATCACCCATAGATTAACATATTCTACGGGCGGTGTCGTGAAACTACCGATCCATTTCATCTGAATAGGGAGAGTGACCCTTGTTATTTTATTGCCAATGCGAAATGTTTTGATAACGGTGTGTATTTCGCATATACTACATAATGAGTGATTTATTTAGGAGGTCGAAGTACTTGACGAAATTAGACGAAACATTGGTCATGCTGAAAGCGCTCACAGACGCGAAAGGGATTCCTGGAAATGAACGTGAGCCACGTGAAGTGATGAAAAAGTACATATCACCGTTTGCAGATGACATCGAACAGGATGGGCTTGGCTCATTGATCGCCAAGAAAACGGGTGATGCCAATGGACCGAAAATCATGCTAGCGGGACACCTCGATGAAGTTGGTTTTATGATTTCTAAAATCGATGATAAAGGATTCTTGTCCTTCCAAACGGTCGGTGGCTGGTGGTCGCAAGTGATGCTGGCGCAACGTGTGACGATTGTGACACGCAAAGGGGATACGGTGACGGGAGTTATCGGATCAAAGCCTCCACATATCTTGACGCCGGAAGCACGCAACAAGCCGGTCGATATTAAAGATATGTTCATCGATGTAGGAGCAGCTTCGAAAGAAGAAGTAATGGAGTGGGGCATTTTACCGGGCGATATGGTCGTGCCATATTTCGAATTCACGGTGATGAATAATGAAAAATACCTTCTTGCTAAAGCATGGGATAACCGGATTGGCTGTGCCATTGCCATTGAAGTACTAAAAGCATTGAAAGCTGAAAATCACCCGAATATTGTCTTTGGTGTGGGAGCAGCACAAGAAGAAATCGGTCTGCGTGGCGCACGTACAGCGGCGGCGAAAATTCAGCCAGACATCGGATTTGCGGTAGATGTAGGGATTGCGGGAGATACGCCTGGTGTTACATCGAAAGAAGCGATGGGGAAAATGGGCGATGGCCCACAACTAGTGTTATTTGACGCTTCCATGGTGTCCCACAAAGGCTTACGTAACTTTGTAATCGATACAGCGGAGGAGCATGGAATCCCTTACCAATTTGAAACGATTCCGGGTGGGGGGACGGATGCAGGTTCTATCCATCTTTCAGGACACGGTGTACCAACACTGGCGATTTGTATTCCAACGAGATATATTCATTCGCACGCAGCAATGTTGCACCGCGATGATTTCGAGAACACAGTGAAATTAGTAGTTGAGGTCATTAAGAAATTGGATCGAGACACGGTCAATACGATTACATTTGATTAATAATACAATGAACTGCCCTGGCCAGTAAAATGGTTAGGGCAGTTTTTTTACATTGTGAGGAAGTGAATTATATGTCGAATAAAAACGAATTGTGTGATAGATGAATATTTTTATATTAATACACTTGACTTTATAAATATACATACTATATACTTTGTTATACAAATTGAAAAAGACGACAGGGGATGACGGTATGGTGAAGTGTGGAGTACCTAATAACGAAATTTCAAATGGACTAAAAGGAAGAGATTTGTTATCACTTCTTGATTATACAAGTGAAGAAATTGCGTATTTATTGGATTATGCAAATAACATGAAACAAGAAATGTTGGCAGGGAATATGCCACCCATCTTGGCAGGCAAGACACTAGGGATGATCTTTGAAAAGCATTCGACACGTACGCGTATTTCGTTTGAAGTGGGGATGATTCAACTTGGCGGGCACGCAATGTTTATGAATGCACGTGACTTACAAATTGGACGTGGAGAATCTGTGTATGACACAGGGCATGTATTATCTGAGTATTTGGATGGCGTTATGATCCGCGCGAACTCTCATGAAATGGTGAAAGAATTAGCTGAACATGCATCTGTTCCGGTAATCAACGGTTTGACAGACATTTTCCACCCATGTCAAGCATTAGCGGACTTATTGACAGTATTAGAAGTGAAGGGATCACTGGCAGGTAAGAAAATTGCTTATGTTGGGGACGGCAATAACGTGGCACACTCTCTTATCATTGCGGCGGCGCATATGGGCATGCATGCAGCTGTTGCGACACCTGAGGGCTTTGAATACAACTCGGAGCTACTGGAGAAGGCGAAAGAGCTTGCGGCTAAGAATGGCGGTAGTGTGATGGCAACGACGAATCCTGTTGAAGCGGTGACGGGTGCAGATGTGGTTTATACGGACGTCTGGACGAGTATGGGACAGGAAGAAGAGGCGGCGGCACGTCTTGAAGCATTTAAAGATTTCCAAATCAATGATGCATTGGTGGCACATGCGAAAGAAGATTACATGTTCTTGCATTGCTTACCGGCACATCGTGAGGAAGAAGTCGCAACATCCGTCATTGATGGACCAAATTCATATGTTTTCCAACAAGCAGGCAATCGTCTGCACGCGCAGAAAGCAGTTTTGGCTAACGTGTTGTAATAAAATATAGCGACAAGCCCGGGTATTTGATACCCGGGCTTGTCGCTATGAAATGTATGTAGCAATAGCTTCTGTTAACAATGATTTTTTTATTTTGTAATGCGTGGCTTGCCAGAGTCCTCTGCCATCTTTCAGGATTAAGAGTTGAGGTGATTCATGCCTAACTCCGAGATCTTTTTCGATTGCATTCGAAACTTGCCTCTCCATCTGCACAATGACGACGTATTTTGGAAGTTCCGTGTCAAGTGCGCGCAGTTCTTTCATAGCTGATAGGCTGCTTGCGCATGTCATACTGAACTTTAATAGAAGAAAAGGCTGCTCCTTAGACGTTTCTAATAACTCTCGCCAGGCGTCTCTCGATTTAATTCGCATCATAATTTGTCTTCCCTCCAACATTGCAAAATCATTTAGACGCGGTGCTCATCCAAGCGCCATTGTCGGATTTCCTTTTTTATTTCATCGGGCTTCATGTTGGTCTCTGCAGCTTTTGCAGTAAGCTCCGGGAACTCGTCATCTGATGCAAAGCGTAAGGCGATTAGTTGTGCCATTGTCAGTCTAGGGTCAATGGGTGATCCAGTTAACAGGAAGTGTCGTAACTGTTCCTCCACTCGAATCGTACGATCTTGAACTTTTAACGCATTTACTCTAGCTAGCAAACCCGTAATAATACCCATGATGACTAGAGCCATTATTAAAAATGTAGCGAAAGAAAATTGACCTTTTCCAATGCTAGTAGTGGTGTAGATGATGGCTACCACTAATGTAATTATACTTATTGGCAACAGTACGAAGTGTTGTAAAGGATGGAAACGTGTATGATTTTCATAGGACTGCTTCTTTTTCAATTCTATTCCCCCCAACTTTTAATGAATATACTATGCATTATATACCGCGGTGGGTATATAATGCATTTTTTTTGCTTGTATATATAATAAGTGGATTTTTAACAATTGATGGTACCGTAAATCGAAAAAATAGCAGTGTATGAACCAATCGTCATTTTTATCATCAAGTACAGGTCTTTATTCTTTGACTTTTTTGTATATTAAACTTAACCTAATGGTTATAATACTTTACAATATGTTAAGTATAATGTACATTCGGATTGGGAGGTGGCACGATGCTAAAGAATCGATTGAAAGAATTACGAGCGCGACATGATTTCACGCAAATTGAATTGGCAAAACGTGTTGGCGTGACAAGGCAAACCATTGGCTTTATCGAAAAAGGGGAGTTTTCACCGTCTGTGACACTGTCATTGAAACTGGCACGTGCTTTGAACTGTGATATTAATGAATTATTTTGGTTGGAAGGGGAGGAAGAGCAATGAAGAGCGATTTTCGGATTCAGTACCCACTTTGGCAAATTGGTTCTTTACTGATGATTACATTAGGGTTATTTGGATCGAGAGGGGTTATTCCGGATTTATTACTAGCGTTAAATGTCAACAATCTAGCATTTTTCGAAGGAATTATCGCTTTATTGTTTAGCGTTCTATTTATTGGCTTCGGAATCACTTTTAGAATAAGACTATCAGCACATAATAAAAATCATCCGGACCGCAAATTAGCATTTTTTCAACTTAGGCCATTTGAATATATAGAGGATGACGAAGGGTGGCAATTTATTACTAGGCATGCGTCGCAGAAAGTGTATGCATTTTTCTCATGGGCTCTTCCGACATCATTATTGCTTCATTTAGCTTTTGACATGCCACAGTATGGGGTTGTTATCAATATTTTAGTACTCGCAATCATGCAATATCTTATTTATTATTTAGAACTTCGTAAATATGTACAGGAAGATATAGAGTGAAGGGGAGGAATGACGATGAAAAATGATATGAGAATTACGTATCCGTTATGGCAACTAGGAGCCATTGCTATATTAATGGTGTTTGTGGTCTTAATAAGTTATTCCGCTGATTTCACGATCTATAGCAATGGAGGATTTGAGTTTGCGATTAGTTTTGAAGGGGAATTAGGGATTGTTTGGGGAGTTATATCGCTCATATTCGTCGTCTATCTGGTGTTATTTATTTGGAGTATCATTATGCATAATAATCGGATGCCACAGCATAAAATACAGATTTTTTCATGGAAACCACAAGAGTATATGGAGGATGACGAGTTGTTCCAGGATTTACGAAACGAGCAACGAAAAAAGTCTATTCTTATTTTGTTTGGTCAATTCCATTATTGGCCGGTTTATGTATCGCATTCAGTGTTGAAAGGACTTGGGTGGTAATGGGACTTCTGATTCTTTCGATGGGACAGTATGTCATTTATTACACAGAAATCAGGAAGTATATGGGGGGAGATGAATGATGGTTGAATACTTTTTAGTGTTTTTAGGCGCCGCGATCCCCTGGTTAGAAATTGCACTTGTTATTCCTTTGGGCATCATCAGAGGATTGTCACCTTTGTGGGTTATGATTCTCGCATTTGTAGGTAATATGCTAACGGTGCTATTCCTAATTATT from Sporosarcina sp. FSL K6-1522 includes the following:
- a CDS encoding diaminopimelate dehydrogenase gives rise to the protein MTIRVGIAGYGNLGRGVESAIGQNKDMELVGVFSRRNPEDVQLLNADVPVHSMADIENYTDAIDVLILCGGSKNDLPEQGPALAALFNTVDSFDTHAKIPEYFESVDAAAKPNGKTAIISVGWDPGLFSINRLYGEAVLSEGATYTFWGKGLSQGHSDAVRRIPGVKGAVQYTIPVPDAVDRVRSGSLPELTTREKHTRDCYVVLHDGVNAEEVKQAIVTMPDYFTDYDTTVTFITEEELQRDHSAMPHGGFVIRSGKTGDGNAQVMEYSLKLDSNPEFTSSVLVTYARAAYRLNQSGEAGAKTVFDIAPGLLSPKSAAELRKELL
- a CDS encoding DUF6612 family protein — translated: MKKWMKWFGVSTLALALAACGDTADSQPKTEPVSKEEQKPKKDELTAADVFKKALAAKDEQKNMHIAMDIDDQVAIAEQEYQLDTKMNIAMDISFEPFAAYQLLKTKMDDEEAEVEWYATNESIYLHDVAESMWFNMPAEDGEDIVIDMPEDLDHFNYLEVFAEHAKDFTVEETDEAYIVKLGEFSEGLKEIMEESLVDELQEDMEEIEEGQEVDFANFDIKKLTFEFTIAKETFFTTGFNLDLDASIEIDGAETVVTQKANMVVSKINELAAIEIPQEVIDNATEYEEVEE
- a CDS encoding DUF4275 family protein; its protein translation is MDLVHRLQNKKIRIQEIPSWGSYLRQRWEERFARHLSNGEKEEISLRYDGVFSGYLWHVFSYEKRAYIKERQADEAFNALSKRRCFVFYQHSDYALIIEDASATTASDFVQKDDFDEGDMYIVDENFTWTYVHTHEASCGPYFSRN
- the spoIIP gene encoding stage II sporulation protein P, with translation MKTENELFELLKDQHSLTPRKEFVSATDSKLRQLANKLERKSKYKRFSFIATGIVVCFMVLSWMFLLGGQETIYLAISAARQNTPPPTASQQEEPLIYLYHTHSRESFTPEIIVKEKTGISHESKNITLVGKRLQSALAKKNVQAVHDNTDFAEISRDKGLSFKETYNVSRESLKKTLQKNSSIQMALDIHRDSIPRKDSTFLIAGKEYAKIAFVVSRASKYYEENAAFAERIHKKFEQKYPGISSGVIIKDNKPQSTYNQDIMSNSVLINIGGIDNTLEEEYRTADILAEILQDFIETN
- a CDS encoding sigma-70 family RNA polymerase sigma factor translates to MLDTDSLEDSISEIYRKYYGDVYRFIICFSGNQNDAEDMTQEVFIRVLNNLSKFNHSVNLKTWIFSIAKHVAIDHYRKFKFTSIFKEGFFKQLQSNERNPNELAEQNEIKNYVQDAISKVKPNYRVILLLRGINEFSIKETAEILNCSESKVKVDYHRALKDLNRKLHVTCREVIGHEN
- a CDS encoding PhzF family phenazine biosynthesis protein; translation: MKSIKVYQYDAFSTQPNKGNPAGVVLDGDYLTESEMQEIAVKVGFNETAFSLKSEVADVRIRYFTPGHEMDLCGHATMATLFALKSRGLLTDKDDLTIETKAGILPIHIASLADGGIEITMQQAPPQFTAFNGSAEALAQSIGLDKEDIVADLPVVYGSTGAWTLIVPIKTLGAFSRMKPSTERFPSILTEMPKASIHPFCLETYDEQAHMHARHFSSPYSGTIEDAVTGTASGVMGAYYATYIDKHLEEHLNLVVEQGHEIGKDGRVRVGVCKNRGGYDIEITGNAVFVKEFEVSI
- a CDS encoding ybaK/ebsC family protein, with amino-acid sequence MQKYQDETGMFEDFNFKLVVIDALLDEEPSFKQELAKMKETYCDSYEWYTNAGPIREMCEYFATLTITPDDLIKITQLCFDGGNEIYFYIQPDWDGEDGSFDVHSVSGFEKLTNLATVTIISMIDEPTVELLKQKGIDIV
- a CDS encoding YwqG family protein gives rise to the protein MEQKCYETFFTREFVNKIVKKEAGSIILHNEGKLPLSQSKVGGVGYFPKNKPYPIGTSGEPLHLLAQLNFEELPAIPDFPTKGILAFYIDLHDDLYGMDLEDMQNQAGYQIYYIEDLTLPAFTREELETLTKAEYSFVKGEYAIECSIASIPLLQDNYEFQIQYGEDYYTFFEKLFGDQVDDRLDDLYDCVTQDMGEGLIGGYPMFTQDDPRLYREQLQQDVLLFQLDSVFGEEVEVMWGDAGIANFFIHPTDLKNRRFDKAWFNWDCS
- a CDS encoding M42 family metallopeptidase → MTKLDETLVMLKALTDAKGIPGNEREPREVMKKYISPFADDIEQDGLGSLIAKKTGDANGPKIMLAGHLDEVGFMISKIDDKGFLSFQTVGGWWSQVMLAQRVTIVTRKGDTVTGVIGSKPPHILTPEARNKPVDIKDMFIDVGAASKEEVMEWGILPGDMVVPYFEFTVMNNEKYLLAKAWDNRIGCAIAIEVLKALKAENHPNIVFGVGAAQEEIGLRGARTAAAKIQPDIGFAVDVGIAGDTPGVTSKEAMGKMGDGPQLVLFDASMVSHKGLRNFVIDTAEEHGIPYQFETIPGGGTDAGSIHLSGHGVPTLAICIPTRYIHSHAAMLHRDDFENTVKLVVEVIKKLDRDTVNTITFD
- the argF gene encoding ornithine carbamoyltransferase; its protein translation is MVKCGVPNNEISNGLKGRDLLSLLDYTSEEIAYLLDYANNMKQEMLAGNMPPILAGKTLGMIFEKHSTRTRISFEVGMIQLGGHAMFMNARDLQIGRGESVYDTGHVLSEYLDGVMIRANSHEMVKELAEHASVPVINGLTDIFHPCQALADLLTVLEVKGSLAGKKIAYVGDGNNVAHSLIIAAAHMGMHAAVATPEGFEYNSELLEKAKELAAKNGGSVMATTNPVEAVTGADVVYTDVWTSMGQEEEAAARLEAFKDFQINDALVAHAKEDYMFLHCLPAHREEEVATSVIDGPNSYVFQQAGNRLHAQKAVLANVL
- the ytxJ gene encoding bacillithiol system redox-active protein YtxJ, whose amino-acid sequence is MMRIKSRDAWRELLETSKEQPFLLLKFSMTCASSLSAMKELRALDTELPKYVVIVQMERQVSNAIEKDLGVRHESPQLLILKDGRGLWQATHYKIKKSLLTEAIATYIS
- a CDS encoding DUF6526 family protein, translated to MKKKQSYENHTRFHPLQHFVLLPISIITLVVAIIYTTTSIGKGQFSFATFLIMALVIMGIITGLLARVNALKVQDRTIRVEEQLRHFLLTGSPIDPRLTMAQLIALRFASDDEFPELTAKAAETNMKPDEIKKEIRQWRLDEHRV
- a CDS encoding helix-turn-helix transcriptional regulator — its product is MLKNRLKELRARHDFTQIELAKRVGVTRQTIGFIEKGEFSPSVTLSLKLARALNCDINELFWLEGEEEQ